One segment of Mycolicibacterium sp. YH-1 DNA contains the following:
- the egtE gene encoding ergothioneine biosynthesis PLP-dependent enzyme EgtE, with protein MASRPTSTEPALAQTWRAARPPVAGVHLDSAACSRQSLAAIEAAAAHARHEAEVGGYVAAEAAAPVLDAGRAAVGALTGFALTDVNFTTGSNHALDILLGDWRGERTLACLPGEYGPNLLIMARHGFDVRALPVDGSGRLDVGAVAAALAADPPALVHLTTLGSHKGIVQPAAALGAVCRAAGLPLVVDAAQAFAHVDCADGGADAMYSSSRKWTAGPRGLGWLAARPGLLSEGVLARMAHAEVNVAAQVGLSIALGEHVEAGPAHVRARLAEVGATTRVALSDVAGWQVVEPIEEPSAITTLIPPDGVDPQAVRARLIAEHRIVTTYAGVERAPKEMTGPALRVSPHVDVTTDDLEVFAAALTALS; from the coding sequence ATGGCGTCACGGCCGACGTCCACGGAGCCGGCCCTCGCGCAGACGTGGCGTGCCGCCAGGCCGCCGGTGGCCGGGGTGCACCTGGACAGCGCGGCGTGTTCACGGCAGAGTCTGGCCGCCATCGAGGCGGCCGCCGCGCACGCCCGGCACGAGGCGGAGGTCGGCGGCTACGTCGCGGCCGAGGCCGCCGCCCCTGTGCTCGACGCGGGTCGCGCCGCTGTCGGCGCGTTGACCGGCTTCGCCCTCACCGACGTCAACTTCACCACGGGCTCGAATCACGCCCTCGACATTCTGCTCGGCGACTGGCGGGGCGAGCGCACGCTGGCCTGCCTGCCCGGCGAGTACGGGCCCAACCTGCTGATCATGGCGCGACACGGTTTCGACGTGCGGGCGCTGCCGGTCGACGGCTCCGGGCGGCTGGACGTTGGCGCGGTAGCGGCCGCGCTGGCCGCGGATCCCCCTGCGCTGGTTCATCTCACCACGCTGGGTAGCCACAAGGGGATCGTGCAGCCCGCAGCCGCCCTCGGCGCGGTCTGCCGTGCCGCAGGTCTACCACTTGTCGTCGACGCCGCGCAGGCCTTCGCGCACGTCGACTGTGCTGACGGCGGGGCCGACGCGATGTACTCCTCGTCGCGCAAGTGGACGGCGGGTCCGCGCGGGCTCGGCTGGTTGGCCGCCCGGCCGGGGCTGCTCTCTGAGGGGGTGTTGGCGCGCATGGCGCACGCCGAGGTGAATGTCGCTGCGCAGGTGGGACTCTCGATCGCGCTGGGTGAACACGTGGAAGCCGGCCCGGCGCATGTGCGTGCCCGACTGGCCGAGGTCGGTGCGACCACCCGGGTGGCACTGTCCGATGTGGCGGGCTGGCAGGTCGTCGAACCGATTGAGGAACCCAGCGCGATCACCACGCTGATCCCACCCGACGGCGTCGATCCGCAGGCCGTGCGGGCGCGGCTGATCGCCGAGCACCGCATCGTCACCACCTACGCCGGTGTGGAGCGCGCGCCGAAAGAGATGACGGGCCCGGCACTGCGGGTGTCGCCACACGTCGACGTCACGACCGACGATCTCGAGGTGTTCGCGGCGGCGCTGACCGCCCTGTCCTAG
- the mdo gene encoding NDMA-dependent methanol dehydrogenase (This methanol dehydrogenase is considered a nicotinoprotein, since its NADP cofactor remains is not dissociable, but instead remains permanently bound. A member of this family has been shown to act as a formaldehyde dismutase, able to convert two molecules of formaldehyde (plus one water molecule) into one of methanol and one of formate, with no net change in its redox state. More recently, it was shown in Mycobacterium smegmatis that this enzyme is critical to ethanol utilization, for which the biosynthesis of the cofactor-like electron carrier mycofactocin is also required.): MAIELNQIWEFPIKEFHPFPRALLGVGAHDIIGVEAKNLGFKRTLLMTTGLRGSGIIEELTGKIEYQGVEVVLYDKVESNPKDYNVMEAAALYQQEKCDSIISIGGGSSHDAAKGARVVIAHDGRNINEFEGFAKSTNKQNPPHIAVSTTAGTGSETSWAYVITDTSDMDHPHKWVGFDEATIVTLAVDDPLLYYTCPQHFTAYCGFDVLAHGSEPYVSRLDFAPSLGNALYSVELVAKHLREAVFEPKNLKAREGMMNAQYIAGQAFNSGGLGIVHSISHAVSAFFDSHHGLNNAIALPRVWEYNLPARFERYAQLASAMGVDTRNMTTVQAADAAVEAAIRLSQDVGIPDNFGQVRTDSYDKNRMNTGKYAGRGEVIKGDDKTVLAISEHIQGDWCTPGNPREVTVNSMIPVVGHAINESY; the protein is encoded by the coding sequence ATGGCCATTGAGCTGAATCAGATTTGGGAATTCCCGATCAAGGAGTTTCATCCGTTTCCACGCGCTCTGCTCGGCGTCGGCGCCCACGATATTATCGGTGTCGAAGCCAAGAACCTCGGCTTCAAGCGCACCTTGCTGATGACCACCGGCCTGCGCGGGTCGGGCATCATTGAGGAACTCACCGGCAAGATTGAGTACCAGGGCGTCGAGGTCGTCCTCTACGACAAGGTCGAGTCCAACCCCAAGGACTACAACGTCATGGAGGCCGCCGCCCTCTATCAGCAGGAAAAGTGCGACAGCATCATCTCCATCGGCGGTGGTTCCAGTCATGACGCCGCGAAGGGCGCCCGCGTGGTGATCGCCCACGACGGCCGCAACATCAACGAGTTTGAGGGCTTCGCCAAGTCCACCAACAAGCAGAACCCGCCGCACATCGCCGTATCGACCACGGCCGGAACGGGTTCGGAGACATCGTGGGCCTATGTCATCACCGACACCTCAGACATGGATCACCCGCACAAGTGGGTGGGCTTCGACGAGGCGACGATCGTCACGTTGGCGGTCGACGACCCACTGCTCTACTACACCTGCCCGCAGCACTTCACCGCCTACTGCGGGTTCGACGTGCTGGCCCACGGCAGTGAGCCGTACGTGTCCCGGCTGGACTTCGCTCCGTCGCTCGGAAATGCCTTGTACTCGGTCGAACTCGTCGCCAAGCACCTGCGCGAGGCGGTGTTCGAGCCGAAGAACCTCAAGGCCCGCGAGGGCATGATGAACGCGCAGTACATCGCCGGTCAGGCGTTCAACTCCGGCGGTCTGGGCATCGTGCACTCGATCAGCCACGCCGTCAGCGCATTCTTCGACAGTCACCACGGCCTGAACAACGCGATCGCGCTGCCACGGGTCTGGGAGTACAACCTGCCCGCTCGCTTCGAGCGATACGCGCAATTGGCTTCAGCGATGGGCGTCGACACGCGCAACATGACCACCGTGCAGGCGGCCGACGCCGCCGTCGAGGCGGCTATCCGGCTGTCGCAGGACGTCGGCATCCCGGACAACTTCGGCCAGGTGCGTACCGACTCCTACGACAAGAACCGGATGAACACCGGGAAGTACGCCGGTCGTGGCGAGGTCATCAAGGGTGACGACAAGACCGTGCTGGCCATCTCCGAGCACATCCAGGGTGACTGGTGCACGCCGGGCAACCCCCGTGAGGTCAC